The following coding sequences lie in one Desmodus rotundus isolate HL8 chromosome 1, HLdesRot8A.1, whole genome shotgun sequence genomic window:
- the SEC16A gene encoding protein transport protein Sec16A isoform X8 codes for MQPPPQAVPPSVVGPPPAGSPPSMLWSSSSYRRQAPASARGAAVTCPLQPVTDPFAFSRQALQNDSPGGSSKSSPPVLPGPAPPAFLQHPGLPVPHTNAADSCQGPRELLPRPLSQPWPGASPFSSVLTPPVPPGPEMSRRAEVASSPERHVQAQYVPAAGPDALHGGLPGPARPPSGQNPHSSAAAAPVFSQPHQQVPGQWGPMQGGLQASGQHYRPCPEGPFPSAVPQASGVSHFPALSSLPQGPDYEQHSPPVTGPLAGDGREEAACTQSGDHSASNVGLDSALRQSAGAGGPRAGWEARPSHADPARMSPFAQGNSPESRLYCPLGAGAGAGWALPEASSGALSMFFQGGERENEETLSSENTGSAAQSGGDGSFPSAGLGPPPAHGSAGGIYQASLRGLRSETTQQGGDTQPYFPWSMGTQHDKPPTRSTAADLWGDMAGSGPHATGGSHCENVENLEFTQNQEVLPSEPPGLDASSPGDQLRYGPLPGPAVPRLSVVGHAGGSGSNLEALDAPLYPVRSDSVSSSYSSKSHRSASGAARPQDLGTFIQQEAGKPEDEASGSFFKQIDSSPVGGETDETTGSPSYRSSLSQPLTPSPPKPTGVFQTSANSSFEPVRSHLVGVKPVEADRANVVGEAKVTHTPQKRRPAAAPPDACPGNLEQPPDNMETLLPPQACPLPPTAPAEAGHGLPHPGGPPLETVLLTPEKRPSARAPGAMKCESPATTLWAQNELPDFGGNILLAPAAPALHVPGKPQPSDVIQPPDEGVSSQLPRQPGCLLPLQSRNSIGASENLENPPKMGEEEALPSQVAKGAQEQRGLERVQQGPAPPPPQGPRAAPSEPSNPESLPLRGQPPNSASPAPADPTQQLLPRPPRSSSASLVSSSPSQASAPLGQQWAQPLPLDLASYYYYRSPYDGYQAQYPSPYPPDPGTAPLYYQDVYGLYEPRYRPYDSTAPAYADNYRCPEPERPSSRASHCSDRPSARRGHPEGHSNSERGWSSQSDYASYYCGRYDYGEPGRWDRYPYGSRFRDPRPYDRSYWFDADYELYRKESYAYADRPERYDDPWKYDPRFTGSFDDDPEPHRDPYGDDADRRSVHSEHSAQSLRSAPSRHSSFSAHSQQSQVYRSRSVAVGPYEAPPPPSSFHGDYAYDTCVSNFSGTQGFTEYGYPVDAGWPAVEQAPSRPTSPEKFSVPHVCARFGPGGQLIKVIPNLPSEGQPALVEVHSMETLLQHLPEQEEMRAFPGPLGKDDTHKVDVINFAQNKATKCLQNENLIDKESANLLWNFIILLCRQNGTVVGTDIAELLLQDHKTVWLPGKSPNEANLIDFTNEALEQAEEEESGEAQLSFLTDSQAAAASTQEKETERFRELLLYGRKKDALESAMKNGLWGHALLLASKMDGRTHARVMTRFANSLPINDPLQTVYQLMSGRMPAASTCCGDEKWGDWRPHLAMVLSNLSHNVEVESRTMATMGDTLASKGLLDAAHFCYLMAQVGFGVYTKKTTKLVLIGSNHSLPFLKFATNEAIQRTEAYEYAQSLGAQSDPLPDFQVFKFIYSCRLADVGLATQAFHYCEAIARSVLLQPQSHSPVLISQLVEIASQLRLFDPQLKEKPEEESFAEPVWLVQLRRVQKQVKEGAALWSQDTAFPRPCPSTPSSEGGQRDGLGLAQPLDLGAENPLLAPPVPSTEHAGQGVWLLPSALPTLHDSQPAFPARVPVFPVPPLGPAEPGPGYGLPGAALGFAETSGPAPAALYPGPGLPPSAPSLQDSERPLRESRPQDPGAAPRDPRGGDLLAERREEDLGGKVDVGSSRTLLDSEAPLAWGAARPGALQPPSLTPAPQVENSVQAARKEAKEPKKGGGSWLSWLTGKKRTEAFLPEDTHKSIVWDEKKNRWVDTSEPEEEKKAPPPPPMSLPTAPQAAAPGPGGAPRASVNMFSRKAGGTRARYVDVLNPGGPQRADPALAPADLFAPLAPLPFPAPLFGPNPEAEGAPPSEGAVREGHAPAGGPAHPEPSLEPKVVSSAASLPASDLAPCPVDGSQGGELSRCSSMSSLSREVSQHLNQAPSDQPPAAGVPGAAVPFYNPTQFAQASVTSGSSRSGRIGQRKYPALR; via the exons ATGCAGCCACCACCACAGGCTGTCCCACCCAGCGTGGTGGGGCCGCCTCCAGCTGGGAGCCCCCCGAGCATGTTGTGGTCGAGCAGCTCGTACCGGAGACAGGCGCCTGCTAGTGCCCGCGGAGCTGCGGTGACTTGCCCACTGCAGCCAGTGACGGACCCGTTTGCTTTCAGTAGACAGGCGCTTCAGAACGACTCGCCGGGTGGTTCGTCCAAGAGCAGCCCACCCGTTTtgccaggcccagccccaccagcGTTTCTTCAGCACCCCGGTCTGCCTGTGCCTCACACAAATGCTGCGGACAGCTGCCAAGGACCACGTGAGCTTTTGCCAAGACCTCTGTCCCAGCCTTGGCCAGGGGCGAGTCCCTTTTCCAGCGTGCTGACCCCCCCGGTACCACCCGGGCCTGAGATGAGCAGGAGGGCTGAGGTCGCTTCCAGCCCCGAGCGCCATGTGCAGGCCCAATACGTTCCAGCAGCAGGTCCGGACGCTCTGCATGGGGGCCTCCCTGGGCCTGCCAGGCCCCCGAGCGGGCAGAACCCCCACAGCAGCGCTGCGGCAGCCCCTGTCTTCTCTCAGCCTCACCAGCAAGTGCCAGGGCAGTGGGGACCCATGCAGGGAGGCCTGCAGGCCTCGGGCCAGCATTATCGGCCCTGCCCAGAAGGGCCTTTTCCAAGTGCAGTGCCGCAGGCCTCTGGCGTGTCCCACTTCCCTGCTCTGTCCAGCCTGCCTCAGGGTCCTGACTACGAGCAGCACAGCCCTCCCGTCACAGGACCCTTGGCCGGTGACgggagagaggaggcagcctGCACGCAGAGTGGAGACCACTCAGCAAGTAACGTTGGTCTTGACAGCGCACTCCGGCAGAGCGCCGGGGCTGGGGGCCCTCGGGCTGGCTGGGAGGCCAGGCCGAGCCATGCAGACCCCGCTCGCATGAGCCCCTTCGCTCAGGGAAACAGCCCAGAAAGCCGTTTATACTGCCCTCTGGGAGCTGGGGCCGGGGCCGGTTGGGCCCTGCCAGAAGCCAGCTCAGGCGCGCTCTCCATGTTTTTccaagggggggagagagaaaacgaGGAGACCCTCTCATCTGAAAACACAGGCTCTGCTGCTCAGTCCGGCGGGGATGGTTCCTTCCCCAGTGCTGGTCTGGGCCCTCCTCCTGCGCACGGTAGTGCAGGTGGCATTTACCAGGCCTCTCTCAGAGGTCTGCGCAGCGAGACCACGCAGCAGGGAGGAGACACGCAACCTTACTTTCCTTGGTCCATGGGCACCCAGCATGATAAACCACCTACTCGGAGCACTGCTGCAGATCTGTGGGGAGACATGGCAGGCTCAGGGCCTCATGCCACTGGGGGCTCACACTGCGAGAATGTGGAGAACTTGGAGTTTACTCAGAACCAGGAGGTCCTCCCAAGCGAGCCCCCAGGTCTGGATGCTTCCTCCCCAGGTGACCAACTCAGATACGGGCCCCTTCCTGGGCCCGCGGTCCCCAGGCTCAGCGTCGTGGGCCACGCTGGAGGCAGCGGCTCAAATCTCGAGGCCCTGGACGCACCACTGTACCCAGTGCGGTCGGATAGCGTGTCCTCCAGTTACAGCAGCAAGAGCCACCGGAGTGCGTCCGGTGCCGCCAGGCCCCAGGACCTGGGCACCTTCATCCAGCAGGAAGCTGGGAAACCTGAGGACGAGGCTTCAGGGAGCTTTTTTAAGCAGATCGATTCTTCTCCTGTGGGAGGCGAGACAGATGAGACCACCGGGAGCCCCAGTTACCGTAGCAGCCTGTCCCAGCCCTTGACCCCAAGTCCCCCCAAACCTACAGGGGTATTTCAGACAAGTGCAAATAGTTCTTTTGAACCAGTGAGGTCCCACCTAGTTGGAGTAAAACCAGTCGAGGCAGATCGTGCCAATGTGGTGGGGGAGGCGAAGGTGACCCACACCCCTCAGAAGCGGAGACCGGCCGCCGCACCACCTGATGCCTGCCCTGGCAACCTGGAGCAGCCCCCGGACAACATGGagaccctcctcccaccccaggcctgtCCTCTGCCTCCCACTGCACCTGCTGAAGCCGGTCACGGGCTTCCGCACCCTGGGGGGCCGCCCTTGGAGACAGTGCTCCTGACCCCTGAGAAGAGGCCCTCGGCCCGGGCCCCAGGGGCCATGAAGTGTGAGAGTCCAGCAACGACTCTGTGGGCACAAAACGAGCTGCCAGACTTTGGGGGCAACATCCTTCtagcccctgctgcccctgcactTCACGTGCCCGGGAAACCTCAGCCGTCAGACGTGATTCAACCTCCAGACGAGGGGGTGTCCAGCCAGCTGCCCCGgcagccaggctgcctgctcCCTCTGCAGAGCAGGAACAGCATCGGTGCCTCTGAGAACCTCGAGAACCCTCCCAAGATGGGAGAAGAGGAGGCCCTTCCATCGCAG GTGGCAAAAGGTGCTCAGGAGCAGCGTGGCCTGGAGAGAGTTCAGCAGGGTCCAGCTCCTCCGCCCCCACAAGGGCCCAGAGCAGCACCTTCAGAACCCTCAAACCCAGAAAGTCTACCACTACGAGGACAGCCCCCAAACTCAGCAAGTCCAGCTCCAGCTGACCCGACCCAGCAGCTGCTCCCTCGGCCACCTCGGTCCTCCAGCGCGTCGCTCGTGTCCAGCAGCCCAAGCCAGGCATCCGCGCCCCTGGGCCAGCAATGGGCGCAGCCGCTGCCCCTGGACTTGGCGTCTTACTACTATTACAGATCCCCGTACGACGGCTACCAGGCCCAGTACCCCTCCCCGTACCCGCCGGACCCTGGTACCGCCCCGCTTTACTACCAG GACGTCTACGGCCTCTACGAGCCCAGATACAGGCCCTACGATAGCACGGCCCCCGCCTATGCCGACAACTACCGCTGCCCCGAGCCCGAGCGGCCCAGCTCCCGGGCGAGCCACTGCTCAGACCGGCCGTCTGCCAG GCGAGGGCACCCCGAAGGTCACTCGAATTCCGAACGTGGATGGAGCAGCCAGAGTGATTACGCCAGCTACTACTGCGGCCGGTACGACTACGGAG AGCCGGGTCGCTGGGATCGGTACCCCTACGGCTCCAGGTTCAGGGATCCCCGCCCCTACGACCGCAGTTACTGGTTTGATGCAGACTACGAGCTGTACAGGAAAGAAAGCTACGCTTACGCTGacag GCCTGAGAGGTACGATGACCCCTGGAAGTACGACCCTCGCTTCACGGGGAGTTTCGATGATGACCCCGAGCCCCACAGGGACCCTTATGGGGACGACGCAGACCGACGCAGCGTGCACAGCGAGCACTCGGCACAGAGCCTGCGCAGTGCACCCAGCCGCCACAGCAGCTTCAGCGCCCACTCACAGCAG AGTCAGGTTTACAGAAGTCGCAGTGTGGCTGTGGGTCCTTACgaggccccacctccacccagctccttcCACGGGGACTATGCCTATGACACCTGCGTCAGCAATTTCAGCGGCACCCAGGGCTTCACAGAGTATGGCTACCCTGTCGACGCCGGCTGGCCTGCTGTGGAGCAAG CTCCATCGCGACCCACGTCTCCTGAGAAGTTCTCGGTGCCTCACGTCTGTGCCAGGTTTGGCCCCGGGGGTCAGCTCATCAAAGTGATCCCTAACCTGCCTTCGGAAGGACAGCCGGCCTTGGTGGAAGTACACAGCATGGAG ACACTGCTGCAGCACTTGCCGGAGCAGGAGGAGATGCGCGCGTTCCCGGGGCCGCTCGGCAA AGACGACACGCATAAAGTGGATGTTATTAATTTTGCACAGAACAAAGCCACAAAATGTTTGCAGAATGAGAACTTAATTGACAAAGAGTCTGCAAATCTTCTCTGGAACTTTATCATTCTGTTATGCAGACAGAATGGG ACTGTAGTGGGAACCGACATTGCAGAATTGTTGTTACAAGACCACAAAACAGTGTGGCTTCCCGGGAAGTCACCCAACGAAGCCAACCTGATTGACTTCACGAACGAGGCCCTGGAGCAAGCGGAGGAGGAGGAGTCAGGGGAGGCCCAGCTCTCGTTTCTCACCGACAGTCAGGCCGCTGCTGCCAGCACGcaggagaaggagacagagaggttCAGAGAGCTGCTGCTCTACGGCCGTAAGAAG GATGCTTTGGAGTCTGCAATGAAAAATGGCTTGTGGGGCCATGCTCTGTTGCTCGCCAGTAAGATGGACGGCCGGACCCACGCCCGCGTCATGACCAG GTTCGCCAACAGTCTTCCCATCAACGACCCCCTGCAGACCGTCTACCAGCTGATGTCTGGGCGGATGCCTGCGGCGTCCACG TGCTGTGGAGATGAGAAGTGGGGAGACTGGAGGCCGCACCTGGCTATGGTTCTGTCCAACCTGAGCCACAACGTGGAGGTGGAGTCGAGGACAATGGCCACGATGGGCGACACGCTAG CTTCGAAGGGCCTCTTAGACGCTGCGCACTTTTGCTACCTCATGGCCCAGGTCGGATTCGGGGTTTacacaaagaaaaccacaaaactcGTCCTGATTGGATCGAACCACAG TTTACCGTTTTTAAAGTTTGCGACCAACGAAGCCATTCAGAGGACAGAAGCCTATGAGTACGCTCAGTCGCTGGGGGCCCAGTCTGACCCCTTGCCCGACTTCCAG gtGTTCAAGTTCATCTACTCGTGCCGCCTGGCGGACGTGGGGCTGGCCACCCAGGCCTTCCACTACTGTGAGGCGATCGCCAGGAGTGTCCTGTTGCAGCCCCAGAGCCACTCCCCCGTGCTCATCAGCCAGCTGGTTGAG ATCGCTTCCCAGTTACGGCTCTTCGACCCGCAGCTGAAGGAGAAGCCCGAGGAGGAGTCCTTTGCGGAGCCTGTCTGGCTGGTCCAGCTGCGGCGGGTGCAGAAGCAGGTCAAG GAGGGCGCTGCTCTGTGGAGCCAGGACACAGCCTTCCCCCGGCCCTGCCCCAGCACACCAAGCTCCGAGGGGGGACAGCGTGACGGCCTGGGGCTCGCGCAGCCCTTGGACCTGGGCGCTGAGAATCCGCTGCTGGCACCGCCTGTGCCCAGCACCGAGCACGCTGGCCAGGGCGTGTGGCTGCTGCCCTCAG CTCTGCCGACGCTCCACGACAGCCAGCCTGCCTTCCCGGCCAGGGTGCCAGTGTTCCCAGTGCCACCCCTGGGTCCTGCTGAGCCGGGGCCTGGCTATGGGCTCCCAGGGGCTGCACTTGGCTTTGCAGAGACCTCCGGGCCTGCTCCGGCAGCCCTGTACCCGGGGCCTGGCCTGCCGCCCAGCGCACCATCCCTCCAGGACAGTGAGCGCCCACTGCGGGAGTCTAGGCCCCAGGACCCAG GAGCAGCGCCGCGGGACCCCCGTGGGGGAGACTTGCTGGCGGAGCGAAGAGAAGAGGACCTTGGTGGCAAAGTCGATGTG GGCTCCTCGAGGACGCTGCTGGACTCGGAGGCCCCTCTGGCATGGGGGGCTGCCCGCCCTGGTGCCCTGCAGCCCCCGTCTCTGACACCTGCTCCCCAAGTGGAGAACTCTGTACAAGCGGCCAGAAAGGAAGCCAAGGAGCCTAAGAAG GGCGGCGGGTCCTGGCTGTCCTGGCTGACCGGGAAGAAGCGGACAGAAGCGTTTCTGCCGGAAGACACACACAAGTCG ATCGTCTGGGACGAGAAGAAGAACCGGTGGGTGGACACCAGTGAGCCAGAGGAGGAG AAGAAAGCTCCACCCCCGCCTCCAATGTCACTTCCCACGGCTCCGCAAGCTGCTGCCCCTGGGCCTGGAGGGGCCCCTAGAGCTTCTGTGAACATGTTTTCCAGGAAAGCAG GTGGTACGCGCGCACGCTACGTGGACGTCCTGAACCCAGGCGGGCCCCAGCGCGCCGACCCAGCTCTTGCTCCCGCGGACCTCTTTGCCCCGCTTGCCCCACTCCCATTCCCGGCGCCCTTGTTCGGACCAAACCCAG aggcagagggagcccCACCCTCAGAGGGGGCCGTCAGGGAGGGACACGCCCCAGCTGGGGGTCCAGCCCATCCAGAGCCTTCCTTGGAACCCAAG GTTGTCAGCTCGGCAGCCTCGCTCCCTGCATCTGATCTGGCCCCCTGCCCAGTGGACGGCTCCCaggggggagag CTTTCGCGCTGTAGCTCAATGAGTTCCCTGTCGCGTGAAGTGAGCCAGCATCTTAACCAG GCTCCCAGCGACCAGCCCCCAGCTGCAGGCGTCCCCGGGGCCGCTGTGCCCTTCTACAACCCCACGCAGTTTGCACAG GCCTCTGTCACCTCAGGAAGTTCAAGGTCGGGGAGGATTGGCCAGAGGAAATACCCAGCCTTGAGGTAG